CCGCGTTCAACCACCTGCACATCTTCCTCGACCCGAACCCCGACGCCGCGACGTCGTACCGGGAGCGCAAGCGGCTGTTCGAGATGCCGAGGTCGTCGTGGGACGACTACGACCGCTCGCTCATCAGCGAGGGCGGTGGGGTCTATCCGCGGTCGGCGAAGACCATCCCGATCAGCCCCCAGGTGCGCCGGGCACTCGGGCTTGCCGACGACGTCACGTCGATGGCGCCCGCCGAGTTGATCCGGGCGATCCTGCTGGCGCCGGTGGACCTGCTGTGGAACGGTGGTATCGGCACCTACGTCAAGGCGGAGAGCGAGACCCACGCCGACGCGGGCGACAAGGCCAACGACGCCGTGCGCGTGAACGGCAGTCAGCTCCGTGTCAAGGTCGTCGGTGAGGGCGGCAACCTCGGCTTCACCCAGCGCGGCCGGATCGAGTTCGCCCGGCACGGCGGCAAGATCAACACGGACGCTCTCGACAACTCCGCCGGGGTCGACTGCTCCGACCACGAGGTCAACATCAAGATCCTGCTCGATCAGCTCGTGGCGAAGGGCGAGCTGAAGCCCGAGCAGCGCAACACCTTGTTGGAGGAGATGACCGACGAGGTCGCGCGGCTCGTCCTGACCGACAATTATCGGCAGAACAACGTCCTCGGGGTCAGCCGGGCGCACGCCGAGTCGATGCTCTCGGTGCACAGCAGGCTGGTGGCCGCCCTGGAGCAGAAGGGCGCTCTCGACCGCGAGCTCGAGGCTCTGCCGAGCAAGGCGGAGTTCGCGGCGCGTGAGAAGGCGGGAGAGGGGTTGGCCTCGCCCGAGCTGGCCACGCTGCTCGCGCACGTCAAGCTCGACCTCAAGGACGAGATCCTCGACAGCGACCTTCCGGACGCGGACGTGTTCGCCCGCAGGCTCCCGGAGTACTTCCCCACTCCGTTGCGGCGTGACTTCGCCGACGAGATCGCGAAGCACCCGCTCAGTCGGCAGATCACCACGACGTTGCTGGTGAACGAGGTCGTCGACGGCGCGGGCGTGTCGTACGCGTTCCGGCTCGCCGAGGAGCTCAACGCGACGGGCACGGACGCGGTGCGGGCCTTCGCGGTCGTCACCAACGTGTACGACCTGCCCGCGGTGTGGCGGGGCATCGAGGCGCTCGACAACGTCGTGCCCACCGACGTGGCCGACTCGATGGTGCTGGAGACCCGCAGGCTGCTCGATCGTGCGGCCCGGTGGTTCCTCACCAACCGGCCGCAGCCGCTCGCGGTGGGTGCCGAGATCAGCCGGTTCGCCGGGCACGTCGGCAGGTTGGTGCCGAAGCTGGGTGACCTCCTGCGCGGTCGGGAGGCCGAGGCCGTGCGACGGGAGACGGAGAGGCTCAGGGAGCAGGGCGTTCCCGAGGACCTCGCCCGCCGGGTCGCGTTGCTGCTTCCCAGCTACTCGCTGCTCGACATCGTCGAGGTGGCGGAGCTGGCCGAGCGTGAGGTGGGGGTCTCCGCCGAACGCAGCCCGGAGGAGACCGCCGAGCTGTACTACGCGCTGTCCGATCACCTGGGCATGGACCGCATGCTCACCTCGGTCAACGCGCTCGAACGGGGCAGCCGGTGGCATGCGTTGGCGCGGCTGGCGTTGCGGGACGACCTGTACTCGTCGCTGCGAGCGATCACGTTGGACGCTCTGCGGCACAGCGATCCCGAGGCCGGTGTGGACGACAAGATCGCGCAGTGGGAGCAGGTGAACTCGTCGAGGTTGGCTCGGGCTCGGGTCACCCTGGATGAGATCGAGAGCTCCGGCAAGCTCGATCTGGCGACGCTTTCGGTGGCCGTGCGGCAGATCCGCGGCACGGTCCATTGAGGAGCGACGTGATGGCACGGGAGGCGGACCAGTACGTCGTGTGGGTGCGGCCGAGATGGTCGGACATGGACGCGTTCGGGCACGTGAACCACGCGCGGCTGGTGACGTTGTTGGAGGAGGCCAGGGTGCCGTTGCTCTTCGGCGACGGCACCGACGGCCCCGGGGGCGGTTCGGGCGGCTTGTCCGACTTCGCCAAGGGAATCGTCGTGGTGCGGCTGCGGGTCGACTATCGGGCGCCGATCGTGGTCGACGGCCGGGAGGTCCGAGTCGAGATCACGCTCGCGGACCTGCGGCACGCCTCGTTCACCCTCGACTACCGGGTACGGACGGGGCCGTCCGAGGACGACGCGGTGGCCGCCACGGCGACCACCGTGCTCGCTCCCTACGACCTCGAACGGAGCAGGCCGCGTCGGCTCACCGAGACCGAGCGGGCCTTCTTGGCCGAGCACGTGCCGAGCGGAGGCGGGGCGTGACGGAACTGCGAATTCCCGATCGGGGCGATCGGGAGAGTCTGGGGGCGTTCGTGGCCAGGGCGGTGCGCTTCGACGCCGCCACGGTGGTGCGGTTGCGGCAGCGCAACGAGCACCTCGTGGAGGCGTGGGCCACCACCCCCTTCGACGTGCTCGTGACCCGCGCCGTCGAGGGAAAGGTGACTCCGTCGGACGTCACCGTGTCCGGCAACGAACTCCTGGCGGCGCTCACGGTCGCGCGGTCCGACCGGATGGACCCCGGACCGCCGCGCGACCTGTTGTGGCGGTCCGAGCTGCCACCCACCGGTAGTTGGCGGGCCCTGGACACGCTGCCCGTCACCGTCGTGAGCGACCTCGCCGACCGAGGGGTGGAACTCGCGCGGGAGAACGTCGGTCCGCACGGCACGCCGCCCGCGTCCCTGATGGACCAGACCGTGCTCACGGTCTCCGGGGAGCACGACGAGGTCAAGGTTCCGATGCGATGCCTGTTCGCCCTCTCGGGAATGGGTTTCGTGGACTCCTCGCTGACCGACGACGTGGTGCGGGTGTCGACCACGGACGCCTGGCTCCGGATCGACGCCCGCTACGGGGCGGTGCTGCGGCGGCGGCACGCGCTGCTGCCGCTGCTCCTTTAAGGGGACGGGGTCACGGCATCATGTCGCGGAGGTGTTCGATCTCCGCGGTCTGGGTGGTGACGACCTCCTGCGCCATCTCCAGTGCGCGCGGTTCGATGCCCTTGGGGAGGTAGTCCTCGGCCATCGTCAGCGCGCCCTCGTGGTGGGTGATCATGAGTTCGCAGAACAGCCGGTCGAACTCCTCGCCCGTGGCGGTGCGGAGCTCGTCGAGTTGTTCCGCGGTGGCCATGCCGGGCATGTCGACGTGTCCGGCATGGCCGCCGTGGTCGTGTGCGTCCGCGTCCGGCGCGTACTCGGCCAGCCAGGACCGCATCATCTCGATCTCGCCCTCCTGGGCCACGGCGATGCGTTCGGCGATGGTCTTGACCCGTTCGCTCTCGGCGCGGTCGGCCACCAGATCCGTCATCACGAGCGCTTGTTCGTGGTGCGGGATCATCATGCGCATGTAATCGATGTCGGCGTCCGAGACCGGGACCTCGCGCGGGTGTTCCGCTGCCCGGTCGCCGGGGATGACGTCCGCCGCCTCCCCCGGGCCCCGCGGCACGATGACGTCGGGTGATCCTTGCTCGGAGGGCTCCGGTTCCGCCGTGCAACCGGCGCCGAGTATCAGGATCGCGGCCAGACAGACCCGCAGTGAACCTCGCATGAGGCCACCCCAGCAGGAGCACTCCATCGAGTCAAGCGGCTACGCTCCGCTACCGACAAACCGTCCGATTGTCGCTAGCCCCCTGGTGGGCGGGTTGATCACAATTACACAATTACTCACCCACCCGACCGGGAGAGGAGAACCGCGTGACCACAGCACGCAGACGCGGACGTCTGGCCGGGGTGTTGATCGCTACCGCGGCACTGACCGTCGCGGGGCTCGGTTCACCCGCCGCGGCTCAGCAGAACGACATCCCGGACGTCGACGAAGTGGTGCACAGCCACAACCTGCACCCAGTCGCCCATCTGGACAAGGAAGGCCCCTTCGCCGGCCAGTCGGCCTTCAACACTGACATCGCGTTCACCCGCGGGCACGCCATCGTGGGCAACTACGACGGCTTCACGATCTACGACGTCAGGAAGCCGAAGAAGCCCAAGGTGGTCAGCCAGGTCCTGTGCCCCGGCGGGCAGAACGACGTGTCCGTGTCGGGCGATCTGCTGTTCTTGTCCACGGACTACGCCCGCACCAACGACTCCTGCGTGAGCGAGCCCGCGCAGGCGTCGGACCCGAACTCGTGGGAGGGCATCAAGGTCTTCGACATCAGCGACCTGTCGAACCCCACCTACGTCGCCTCGGTGCGCACGGACTGCGGCTCGCACACCCACACGATGGTTCCCGCCCCGGAGCGGAACTCCGTGCTGCTGTACGTGTCGTCGTACTCGCCCGCGCCGGAACTGCCGAACTGCCAGCCGCCGCACGACAAGGTGTCCATCGTCGAGGTGCCCCTCGACCACCCGGAGGACGCCGAGCTGGTGGCCACGCCGGTGCTGTTCCCCGACGGCGGCAACCCCGGTGACGGCTATTCGAGCAAGACCACCGGCTGCCACGACCTGACCGCCTACCCGGAGAAGGACCTCATGGCGGGGGCGTGCATGGGTGACGGCATCCTGATCGACATCAGCGACCGGATGAACCCGCGGGTGATCGACCGCGT
The window above is part of the Saccharomonospora glauca K62 genome. Proteins encoded here:
- a CDS encoding acyl-CoA thioesterase is translated as MAREADQYVVWVRPRWSDMDAFGHVNHARLVTLLEEARVPLLFGDGTDGPGGGSGGLSDFAKGIVVVRLRVDYRAPIVVDGREVRVEITLADLRHASFTLDYRVRTGPSEDDAVAATATTVLAPYDLERSRPRRLTETERAFLAEHVPSGGGA
- a CDS encoding LVIVD repeat-containing protein; translation: MTTARRRGRLAGVLIATAALTVAGLGSPAAAQQNDIPDVDEVVHSHNLHPVAHLDKEGPFAGQSAFNTDIAFTRGHAIVGNYDGFTIYDVRKPKKPKVVSQVLCPGGQNDVSVSGDLLFLSTDYARTNDSCVSEPAQASDPNSWEGIKVFDISDLSNPTYVASVRTDCGSHTHTMVPAPERNSVLLYVSSYSPAPELPNCQPPHDKVSIVEVPLDHPEDAELVATPVLFPDGGNPGDGYSSKTTGCHDLTAYPEKDLMAGACMGDGILIDISDRMNPRVIDRVQDNTNFAFWHSATFNNEGTKVVFTDELGGGGMPTCNAEIGPERGANGIYDIKGTGDRAHLEFRSYYKIPRHQADTENCVAHNGSLIPVKGRDIMVQAWYQGGVSVWEFTDSDRPKEIAYFERGPLSDTENITGGSWSAYYYNGYIYSSDIQKGFDVLDVRDPRTAPAKSVKFDEFNAQTQPSYGRR
- a CDS encoding DUF305 domain-containing protein, with the protein product MRGSLRVCLAAILILGAGCTAEPEPSEQGSPDVIVPRGPGEAADVIPGDRAAEHPREVPVSDADIDYMRMMIPHHEQALVMTDLVADRAESERVKTIAERIAVAQEGEIEMMRSWLAEYAPDADAHDHGGHAGHVDMPGMATAEQLDELRTATGEEFDRLFCELMITHHEGALTMAEDYLPKGIEPRALEMAQEVVTTQTAEIEHLRDMMP